A genomic segment from uncultured Alistipes sp. encodes:
- the rplB gene encoding 50S ribosomal protein L2 encodes MAVRKFKPVTAGTRHKIIGTFDEITKSTPEKSLLSPKKSTGGRNNAGKMTVRYIGGGHKQMYRNVDFKRTKDGIAATVKSIEYDPNRTARIALLVYADGEKSYIIAPNGLQVGQTVMSGAGVAPEVGNTLFLSEIPLGTVIHNIELYPGQGAAMARSAGSYAQLLAREGKFAIIKLPSGETRMVLVTCRATVGVVSNLDHSLEQSGKAGRERWLGRRPRNRGVVMNPVDHPMGGGEGRASGGHPRSRKGLLAKGYKTRNPKKTTSKFIISKKKK; translated from the coding sequence ATGGCAGTAAGAAAATTTAAACCTGTAACCGCAGGTACGAGACATAAGATTATCGGCACGTTCGACGAGATCACCAAGTCGACGCCGGAGAAGTCGCTCCTCAGCCCCAAAAAGAGCACGGGCGGCCGTAACAACGCCGGTAAGATGACCGTCCGCTACATCGGCGGCGGCCACAAGCAGATGTATCGTAACGTCGACTTCAAACGCACGAAGGACGGCATCGCTGCAACTGTAAAATCGATCGAGTACGACCCGAACCGCACGGCACGTATCGCCCTGCTGGTCTACGCCGACGGTGAGAAGAGCTACATCATCGCACCCAACGGACTTCAGGTGGGTCAGACCGTCATGAGCGGCGCAGGCGTCGCTCCGGAGGTCGGCAACACGCTTTTCCTGAGCGAGATCCCCCTGGGAACCGTCATCCACAACATCGAACTCTACCCCGGTCAGGGCGCCGCAATGGCCCGTTCGGCCGGTTCCTACGCCCAGCTGCTGGCTCGTGAGGGCAAATTCGCCATCATCAAGCTGCCTTCGGGCGAGACTCGTATGGTACTCGTAACTTGCCGCGCAACGGTAGGCGTGGTTTCGAACCTCGACCACAGCCTCGAGCAGTCGGGCAAGGCCGGTCGTGAGCGTTGGCTCGGCCGCCGTCCCCGCAACCGCGGTGTCGTCATGAACCCCGTCGATCACCCGATGGGTGGTGGCGAAGGCCGTGCTTCGGGTGGTCACCCCCGTTCGCGCAAGGGTCTGCTTGCCAAGGGTTACAAGACCCGTAATCCCAAGAAGACGACCTCGAAGTTCATTATTTCCAAGAAGAAAAAATAA
- the rplW gene encoding 50S ribosomal protein L23, producing MNIIIKPVLTEKMTIQGEKLNRYGFIVDVRANKLQIRNAVEQMYNVVVTDVNTVNYMGKLKSRYTKAGLLEGRANNFKKAIVTLKDGDKIDFYSNI from the coding sequence ATGAACATTATTATTAAGCCCGTTTTGACCGAGAAAATGACGATTCAGGGCGAAAAGTTGAATCGCTACGGTTTTATCGTTGACGTGAGGGCTAACAAACTGCAAATCCGCAATGCCGTCGAGCAGATGTACAACGTCGTGGTGACGGATGTCAACACCGTGAACTACATGGGCAAACTCAAGAGCCGCTATACGAAGGCCGGGCTGCTCGAAGGTCGCGCGAACAACTTCAAGAAGGCGATCGTCACCTTGAAGGATGGAGACAAGATCGATTTTTACAGTAATATCTAA
- the rplD gene encoding 50S ribosomal protein L4 has product MELAVLNTQGQETGRKVVLSDAVFGVEANDHAIYLDVKQYLADQRQGTHKAKQRNEVAGSTRKLKRQKGTGGARCGSILSPLFPGGGRVFGPQPRDYSFKLNKKLKQLARRSALTYKAQAGVISVVEAISLDAPKTKSVAALAQALKVDDKKVLLVLPESNVNLQLSCRNLPYVKPVLAQNVCTYDVMNASAIVMVEGAENVLNTMLA; this is encoded by the coding sequence ATGGAATTAGCTGTATTGAACACCCAGGGTCAAGAAACGGGTCGCAAGGTAGTCCTTTCGGATGCCGTTTTCGGCGTGGAGGCTAATGACCACGCCATCTATCTCGACGTGAAGCAGTACCTGGCCGATCAGCGTCAGGGTACGCACAAGGCAAAGCAGCGTAACGAAGTTGCCGGCTCGACGCGCAAGTTGAAGCGTCAGAAGGGTACCGGCGGTGCCCGTTGCGGCAGCATCCTTTCGCCCCTCTTCCCGGGCGGCGGCCGCGTATTCGGTCCCCAGCCCCGCGACTACAGCTTCAAACTCAACAAGAAGCTCAAGCAGCTCGCCCGCCGCAGCGCGCTCACCTACAAGGCACAGGCCGGCGTGATCAGCGTCGTGGAGGCCATCTCGCTGGATGCCCCCAAGACCAAGTCGGTAGCCGCCCTGGCCCAGGCCCTGAAGGTCGACGACAAGAAGGTGCTGCTCGTCCTGCCCGAATCGAACGTCAACCTGCAGCTCTCGTGCCGCAACCTTCCCTACGTGAAGCCCGTGCTCGCACAGAACGTCTGCACGTACGATGTGATGAACGCTTCGGCAATCGTCATGGTCGAGGGCGCCGAGAATGTATTGAACACGATGTTAGCTTAA
- the rplC gene encoding 50S ribosomal protein L3: MSGLIGKKIGMTSVYSAEGKNIPCTVIEAGPCVVTQIKTVEKDAYEAVQIAYDEKSEKHTTSSLLGHFKKAGTTPKRKLAEFKGMPEVALGDTLTVDLFSEEDWVDVTGISKGRGFQGVVKRHGFGGVGGQTHGQHNRQRKPGSLGASSYPSRVFKGKRLPGQMGGEQVKVLNLKVLKVIPESNLILVKGSIPGAKGAYLTIEK; this comes from the coding sequence ATGTCAGGACTTATTGGAAAGAAAATCGGAATGACTTCCGTTTACAGTGCCGAGGGTAAGAATATACCATGCACTGTCATTGAGGCTGGTCCGTGCGTTGTTACGCAAATCAAAACCGTCGAGAAGGATGCTTACGAGGCGGTTCAGATTGCCTATGACGAGAAAAGTGAAAAGCACACCACCAGCAGTTTGTTAGGTCACTTCAAGAAAGCCGGCACGACCCCGAAACGCAAGTTGGCGGAGTTCAAGGGGATGCCCGAAGTGGCACTCGGCGACACGCTGACCGTAGATCTCTTCTCGGAGGAAGACTGGGTCGACGTGACCGGGATCTCGAAAGGTAGAGGCTTCCAGGGCGTTGTGAAACGCCACGGCTTCGGCGGCGTCGGCGGCCAGACCCACGGCCAGCACAACCGTCAGCGCAAACCCGGTTCGCTGGGCGCTTCGTCCTATCCTTCGCGCGTGTTCAAGGGGAAACGTCTCCCCGGACAAATGGGCGGCGAGCAGGTTAAGGTGCTGAACCTGAAAGTTTTGAAAGTGATTCCCGAGAGCAACCTCATCCTCGTGAAGGGTTCGATTCCGGGAGCCAAAGGTGCTTATTTAACGATTGAGAAGTAG
- the rpsJ gene encoding 30S ribosomal protein S10, with protein sequence MNQKIRIKLKSFDHNLVDKSAEKIVKTVKSTGAVVSGPVPLPTHKQIFTVNRSTFVNKKAREQFQLCTFKRILDIYSSTPKTIDALMKLELPSGVEVEIKV encoded by the coding sequence ATGAATCAGAAGATTAGAATCAAGTTAAAGTCGTTCGATCACAATCTGGTCGACAAGTCGGCCGAAAAGATCGTCAAGACCGTGAAGAGTACGGGAGCCGTTGTCAGCGGCCCGGTGCCCCTGCCCACGCACAAGCAGATTTTTACGGTCAACCGCTCGACGTTCGTCAACAAGAAGGCCCGCGAGCAGTTCCAGCTCTGCACCTTCAAGCGGATCCTCGACATCTACTCGTCGACCCCCAAGACGATCGACGCGCTGATGAAACTCGAACTTCCTTCGGGCGTCGAGGTCGAGATCAAGGTCTGA
- the fusA gene encoding elongation factor G codes for MATRDLHYTRNIGIMAHIDAGKTTTSERILFYTGKTHKIGEVHEGGATMDWMVQEQERGITITSAATTAFWQYKGHQYQINLIDTPGHVDFTVEVERSLRVLDGAIATFCAVGGVEPQSETVWRQADKYNVPRIGYVNKMDRTGADFLSVCAQIKEHFGATALPVVLPIGAEDKFEGLVDLIYNNAIYYFDDKTVRDNFEIREIPESMKAEAAEWRAKLIEEVASTDDALMEKFFEDPDSITPDELLAAIRKATISMQLVPMLCGSSFHNKGVQKLLDYVMAFLPSPLDVPAVTGINPKTDQEEVRHATEEDPFCGLAFKIATDPFVGRLAFVRVYSGKLDAGSYVLNARSGKRERISRIYQMHANKQNPLETVGAGDICAAVGFKEIRTGDTLCAENAPIVLEQMTFPEPVIGLAVEPKTQKDLDKLGIALAKLAEEDPTFTVHTDEDSGQTVISGMGELHLDIIVDRLRREFGVEINQGAPQVNYKESLTKTVQHREVFKKQTGGRGKFADIIFEIGPADDGKMGLEFVDQVKGGNIPKEFIPSVQKGFESAMANGALAGYPMDSMKITLLDGSFHPVDSDQLSFEIAARNGYRNAAPKAGSVILEPVMSVEVVTPEENMGDIIGDLNKRRGQITGMETKGTARVVKAKVPLAEMFGYVTVLRTISSGRATSSMEFSHFEEVPANLAKEIIEKASGKRKDLE; via the coding sequence ATGGCAACCAGAGACTTACATTATACTCGAAATATCGGTATCATGGCCCACATCGATGCCGGTAAGACCACTACGTCCGAGCGAATTCTTTTCTATACGGGTAAAACCCACAAGATCGGCGAGGTGCACGAGGGCGGCGCCACCATGGACTGGATGGTCCAGGAACAGGAGCGCGGTATCACCATCACCTCGGCCGCAACGACTGCCTTCTGGCAGTACAAAGGTCATCAGTACCAGATCAACCTGATCGACACCCCGGGACACGTCGACTTTACGGTCGAGGTGGAGCGCTCGCTGCGCGTCCTGGACGGTGCAATCGCCACGTTCTGTGCCGTCGGCGGCGTCGAGCCCCAGTCGGAGACCGTATGGCGTCAGGCCGACAAGTACAACGTCCCCCGTATCGGTTACGTCAACAAGATGGACCGCACGGGTGCCGACTTCCTCTCGGTGTGCGCCCAGATCAAGGAGCACTTCGGAGCTACGGCCCTTCCGGTCGTTCTGCCGATCGGTGCCGAGGACAAGTTCGAGGGGCTGGTAGACCTTATATATAATAACGCGATCTACTACTTCGACGACAAGACCGTCCGCGACAACTTCGAGATCCGCGAGATCCCCGAGTCGATGAAGGCCGAGGCTGCCGAGTGGCGTGCCAAACTCATCGAGGAGGTTGCCTCCACCGATGACGCGTTGATGGAGAAGTTCTTCGAGGACCCCGATTCGATCACCCCCGACGAACTGCTCGCCGCTATCCGCAAGGCTACGATCTCCATGCAGCTCGTGCCGATGCTCTGCGGCTCGTCGTTCCACAACAAGGGCGTGCAGAAGCTGCTCGACTATGTGATGGCCTTCCTGCCCTCGCCGCTGGACGTGCCCGCCGTGACGGGTATCAACCCCAAGACCGACCAGGAAGAGGTGCGCCACGCTACGGAGGAGGATCCCTTCTGCGGCCTGGCCTTCAAGATCGCTACCGACCCCTTCGTAGGGCGTCTGGCTTTCGTCCGCGTCTACTCGGGCAAGCTCGATGCCGGTTCCTACGTGCTCAACGCCCGCAGCGGCAAGCGCGAGCGCATCAGCCGTATCTACCAGATGCACGCCAACAAGCAGAATCCGCTGGAGACCGTCGGTGCCGGAGACATCTGCGCTGCCGTAGGTTTCAAGGAGATCCGCACGGGCGATACGCTCTGCGCCGAGAACGCCCCGATCGTCCTGGAGCAGATGACCTTCCCCGAGCCGGTGATCGGCCTGGCCGTTGAGCCCAAGACCCAGAAGGACCTCGACAAGCTGGGCATCGCTCTGGCGAAGCTGGCCGAGGAGGACCCCACCTTTACGGTCCATACCGACGAGGATTCGGGTCAGACCGTCATCAGCGGTATGGGCGAGTTGCACCTCGACATCATCGTCGACCGTCTGCGCCGCGAGTTCGGCGTCGAGATCAACCAGGGCGCTCCCCAGGTCAACTACAAGGAGTCGCTCACCAAGACGGTTCAGCACCGTGAGGTATTCAAGAAGCAGACCGGAGGTCGCGGTAAGTTCGCCGACATCATCTTCGAAATCGGTCCCGCCGACGACGGCAAGATGGGCCTGGAGTTCGTCGATCAGGTCAAGGGCGGAAATATCCCCAAGGAGTTCATCCCCTCGGTTCAGAAGGGCTTCGAGTCGGCCATGGCCAACGGTGCCCTCGCCGGATACCCGATGGACTCGATGAAGATCACGCTGCTTGACGGTTCGTTCCACCCCGTCGACTCCGACCAGCTGTCGTTCGAAATCGCTGCCCGCAACGGTTACCGCAACGCCGCTCCGAAGGCCGGTTCGGTGATCCTCGAACCCGTGATGTCCGTGGAGGTCGTTACCCCCGAGGAGAACATGGGCGACATCATCGGCGACCTGAACAAACGCCGCGGTCAGATCACCGGTATGGAGACCAAGGGTACCGCCCGCGTGGTGAAGGCCAAGGTGCCGCTGGCCGAGATGTTCGGCTATGTCACCGTGCTGCGTACTATCTCGTCGGGTCGTGCAACTTCGTCGATGGAGTTCTCGCACTTCGAGGAGGTACCTGCAAACCTCGCCAAGGAGATCATCGAGAAAGCAAGCGGTAAACGTAAGGATTTAGAATAA
- the rpsG gene encoding 30S ribosomal protein S7 produces the protein MRKAKPRKRILLPDPKFGDVAVTRFVNNLMLDGKKSIAYTIFYDSLEIVGKKMKDADKSPLEIWKQALENITPQVEVKSKRIGGATFQVPMEVRPERKISISMKNLVLYSRKRAGKTMADKLAAEIVDAYNQQGAAFKRKEEMHRMAEANKAFAHFRF, from the coding sequence ATGAGAAAAGCTAAGCCAAGAAAGCGAATTCTACTTCCGGATCCGAAGTTCGGAGACGTGGCCGTGACCCGTTTCGTGAACAACCTTATGCTGGATGGTAAGAAGAGTATTGCCTACACGATTTTCTACGACTCGCTGGAAATCGTCGGCAAGAAGATGAAGGATGCTGATAAATCTCCGCTGGAAATCTGGAAACAGGCCCTGGAGAACATCACGCCCCAAGTCGAAGTGAAATCGAAGCGTATCGGAGGCGCAACGTTCCAGGTTCCTATGGAGGTTCGTCCGGAGCGCAAGATTTCTATTTCCATGAAAAACCTTGTCCTCTATTCGCGCAAGCGCGCCGGCAAAACCATGGCTGACAAGCTCGCTGCTGAAATCGTAGACGCCTACAACCAGCAAGGTGCCGCCTTCAAACGCAAGGAGGAGATGCACCGCATGGCCGAGGCCAACAAGGCATTCGCTCACTTCAGATTCTAA
- the rpsL gene encoding 30S ribosomal protein S12 gives MPTIQQLVRNGRVAMEDKSKSPALAACPQRRGVCTRVYTTTPKKPNSAMRKVARVRLTNGKEVNAYIPGEGHNLQEHSIVLVRGGRVKDLPGVRYHLVRGALDSAGVDGRRQRRSKYGAKRPKAGK, from the coding sequence ATGCCAACTATTCAACAGTTAGTGAGAAACGGCCGCGTCGCTATGGAGGACAAATCCAAGTCCCCCGCCCTGGCCGCTTGTCCCCAGCGCCGTGGCGTCTGCACCCGTGTGTACACCACGACCCCCAAGAAGCCTAACTCGGCTATGCGTAAGGTGGCTCGTGTGCGCCTGACCAACGGCAAGGAGGTCAACGCCTACATCCCCGGAGAAGGCCACAACCTCCAGGAGCACTCCATCGTTCTGGTTCGTGGCGGTCGTGTCAAGGACCTCCCCGGTGTTCGTTACCACCTCGTGCGCGGTGCCCTCGACTCCGCAGGTGTCGACGGCCGTCGCCAGCGTCGTTCCAAGTACGGTGCCAAGCGCCCCAAGGCAGGCAAATAA
- a CDS encoding leucine-rich repeat domain-containing protein, giving the protein MSQYDANGDGVLTTDEAASVKELTLDANTDKTLSGLNSLAGIEYFTGLEVLSCTMCDFTSIDLSRNTRLQSLSLMYGKLESLDVSQLSELETLNCNNNALTSIDLSHNPALRFLYVQGNQLTALDVSHNPELEYLYVSMIPNFTNLIETLDVTKNPKLTQLYAINMTSLKELRMLQAHKDANILMSVPETTQIIYE; this is encoded by the coding sequence GTGAGCCAGTACGACGCCAACGGCGACGGAGTGCTCACGACCGACGAAGCCGCCTCGGTGAAAGAGTTGACCCTCGACGCCAACACGGACAAAACACTCTCGGGCCTCAACTCGCTGGCCGGAATCGAGTATTTCACCGGACTGGAGGTGCTCTCCTGTACCATGTGCGATTTCACATCGATCGATTTGAGCCGCAATACCCGCCTGCAGAGTTTGAGTTTGATGTACGGGAAACTGGAATCGCTCGACGTGAGCCAGCTTTCCGAACTGGAGACCCTCAACTGCAACAACAACGCTCTGACTTCAATCGACCTGTCCCACAACCCGGCGCTGCGATTCCTCTACGTACAGGGCAACCAGCTCACGGCACTCGACGTAAGCCATAATCCGGAGCTCGAATACCTCTATGTCAGCATGATACCGAACTTCACCAACCTGATCGAGACCCTCGACGTGACGAAAAATCCGAAACTCACGCAACTCTACGCCATCAATATGACCTCTCTGAAGGAGTTGCGCATGTTGCAGGCCCACAAGGACGCCAACATCTTGATGTCGGTCCCCGAAACGACCCAGATCATTTACGAATAG
- the leuS gene encoding leucine--tRNA ligase yields MEYNFKEIEPKWQQRWRERKTYKVETDPSRPKFYVLDMFPYPSGAGLHVGHPLGYIASDIYSRYKRLKGFNVLHPMGYDAFGLPAEQYAIQTGQHPAVTTEQNIDRYREQLDKIGFSFDWDREVRTCDPAYYKWTQWAFLEMFSHYYDNHRQQARPIEELQAAFAKSGTEGIDAACTQELHFTADEWNSWDEKRREQVLQNYRLAFRADTMVNWCPKLGTVLANDEVHDGLSVRGGYPVEQKRMKQWLLRVTAYAQRMLDGLDKLQWSDSLKEIQRNWIGRSEGAQVFFDIQGSEKKLEIFTTRPDTIFGVTFMVIAPEHEWVDELTTPENRAAVEEYIQQTKKRSERDRIADTKRVSGVATGSCAINPFTGKAIPIYISDYVLAGYGTGAIMAVPAHDSRDYAFARHFGLEIIPVVEGGDLSKESYDAKSGKVINSDFLNGMDVKEAIRVMFDEVERRGLGKRLVNYRLRDAIFSRQRYWGEPFPIYYKDDTAYPLPMDKLPLELPPIENFGPTEQGEPPLARVKGWQTPEGYPYELSTMPGFAGSSAYYLRYMDPHNDRALVSREADEYWRSVDLYVGGIEHATGHLMYSRFWNMFLYDLGYVCEEEPFKKLVNQGMIQGRSNFVYRVVGTNKFVSLGLRDRYETQEIHVDVNIVKNDLLDLDAFRAWRPEFHDAEFILEDGKYVCGWAIEKMSKSMYNVVNPDYIVETYGADTLRMYEMFLGPLEQSKPWDTNGIDGVHKFLRRFWRLFYDRDGRFCVTDEKATEKELRTLHKTIKKVTEDIENFSFNTSVAAFMICLNELGDCSKREVLEPLTVLIAPFAPHIAEELWEALGKGGSVCDAQYPVYDEKHLVQNSFEYPVSVNGKLRFKKEYATSMTPAEIQTDVVTAPEAQKWIEGKTPKKVIVVPGKIINIVI; encoded by the coding sequence ATGGAGTACAATTTCAAGGAGATCGAGCCGAAGTGGCAGCAGCGTTGGCGCGAACGGAAGACCTACAAGGTCGAGACGGACCCCTCGCGTCCGAAATTCTATGTCCTGGACATGTTTCCCTACCCGTCGGGGGCGGGGCTTCACGTCGGCCACCCGCTGGGCTACATCGCCTCGGACATCTATTCGCGCTACAAGCGGCTCAAGGGCTTCAACGTCCTGCACCCGATGGGTTACGACGCCTTCGGGCTTCCGGCCGAGCAGTATGCCATCCAGACGGGTCAGCACCCGGCCGTGACGACCGAACAGAACATCGACCGCTACCGCGAGCAGCTGGACAAGATCGGTTTTTCGTTCGACTGGGACCGCGAGGTGCGCACGTGCGACCCCGCCTATTACAAGTGGACGCAGTGGGCCTTCCTCGAAATGTTCTCCCACTACTATGACAACCACCGGCAGCAGGCGCGGCCCATCGAGGAGTTGCAGGCCGCCTTTGCGAAATCGGGCACCGAAGGGATCGACGCAGCCTGCACCCAGGAGCTTCACTTCACGGCCGACGAGTGGAACTCGTGGGATGAGAAGCGCCGCGAACAGGTGCTGCAGAACTACCGCCTGGCGTTCCGCGCCGACACGATGGTCAACTGGTGTCCGAAACTCGGAACGGTGCTGGCCAACGACGAGGTGCACGACGGGCTTTCGGTGCGCGGCGGCTATCCGGTCGAGCAGAAGCGCATGAAGCAGTGGCTGCTGCGCGTGACGGCCTATGCCCAGAGGATGCTGGACGGGCTCGACAAGCTGCAGTGGAGCGACTCGCTGAAGGAGATCCAGCGCAACTGGATCGGCCGTTCGGAAGGCGCCCAGGTCTTCTTCGACATCCAGGGCTCCGAGAAAAAGCTGGAGATCTTCACGACGCGTCCCGACACAATCTTCGGCGTGACGTTCATGGTCATCGCCCCCGAGCACGAGTGGGTCGACGAGCTGACGACCCCGGAAAACCGGGCCGCCGTCGAAGAATACATCCAGCAGACGAAGAAGCGCTCGGAGCGCGACCGCATCGCCGACACGAAGCGCGTGAGCGGCGTGGCGACGGGCTCCTGTGCCATCAATCCCTTCACTGGCAAGGCGATTCCGATCTACATTTCGGACTACGTACTGGCGGGTTACGGAACGGGGGCCATCATGGCCGTTCCGGCGCACGACTCGCGCGACTACGCCTTTGCGCGCCACTTCGGGCTGGAGATCATCCCGGTGGTCGAGGGCGGCGACCTTTCGAAGGAGTCCTATGACGCCAAATCGGGCAAAGTAATCAACTCGGATTTCCTCAACGGCATGGATGTAAAGGAGGCGATCCGGGTGATGTTCGACGAAGTCGAGCGACGCGGATTGGGCAAGAGGCTCGTGAACTACCGTCTCCGGGACGCCATTTTCTCGCGCCAGCGCTACTGGGGCGAGCCCTTCCCGATCTACTACAAGGACGACACGGCCTACCCGCTGCCGATGGACAAGCTCCCGCTGGAGCTGCCTCCGATCGAGAATTTCGGACCCACGGAGCAGGGTGAACCGCCCCTGGCCCGCGTGAAGGGGTGGCAGACGCCCGAAGGCTATCCCTACGAACTGTCGACCATGCCCGGATTCGCCGGATCGTCGGCCTACTACCTGCGCTACATGGACCCGCACAACGACCGGGCGCTCGTGAGCCGCGAGGCCGATGAGTACTGGCGCAGCGTCGACCTCTACGTCGGCGGCATCGAGCACGCCACGGGCCACCTGATGTACTCGCGGTTCTGGAACATGTTCCTCTACGATCTGGGCTACGTCTGCGAGGAGGAGCCCTTCAAGAAGCTCGTCAACCAGGGCATGATTCAGGGGCGTTCGAACTTCGTCTACCGGGTCGTAGGAACGAACAAGTTCGTCTCGCTCGGGCTGCGCGACCGGTATGAGACGCAGGAGATCCACGTCGACGTGAACATCGTGAAGAACGACCTGCTCGACCTCGACGCCTTCCGGGCGTGGCGTCCGGAGTTCCACGACGCGGAGTTCATCCTCGAAGATGGCAAGTACGTCTGCGGCTGGGCCATCGAAAAGATGTCGAAGTCGATGTACAACGTCGTGAACCCCGACTACATCGTCGAGACCTACGGCGCCGACACGCTGCGCATGTACGAGATGTTCCTCGGGCCGCTGGAACAGTCCAAACCGTGGGACACGAACGGCATCGACGGCGTGCACAAGTTCCTGCGGCGCTTCTGGCGGCTCTTCTATGACCGCGACGGGCGTTTCTGCGTCACGGACGAGAAGGCCACCGAGAAGGAGTTGCGCACGCTGCACAAAACGATCAAGAAGGTGACCGAAGATATCGAAAACTTCTCGTTCAACACCTCGGTGGCCGCCTTCATGATCTGCCTCAACGAGTTGGGCGACTGCTCGAAACGCGAAGTGCTCGAACCGCTGACGGTGCTGATCGCCCCCTTTGCGCCGCACATTGCCGAGGAGCTGTGGGAGGCCCTGGGCAAGGGCGGCTCGGTATGCGACGCGCAGTATCCGGTTTACGACGAGAAGCACCTCGTGCAGAATTCGTTCGAGTATCCGGTTTCGGTCAACGGCAAACTGCGCTTCAAGAAGGAGTACGCCACGTCGATGACCCCGGCGGAGATTCAGACGGATGTCGTCACGGCTCCCGAGGCGCAGAAGTGGATCGAAGGCAAAACCCCGAAGAAGGTGATCGTCGTCCCGGGCAAGATTATAAATATCGTGATTTGA